The proteins below come from a single Thermoanaerobaculia bacterium genomic window:
- a CDS encoding sigma 54-interacting transcriptional regulator yields the protein MSSPAAAPASPDDRILLPIGGSPSARRRAAAFFVLEHPVLPRFTGIAGEDGRLAATFRRRDGTPLPVVRHSRETSAALFLQAVSAAVFLGTRGFPLERSDFDDALVEVWEGSPHLWLARPPRSISADAASAEGPASLLAALVPLFFGRSSRGGARIESAPRKLLDRWLDPLAPPGRPDAALVEVYRAFPFLTGEAFASVRRRGIGYEPRGLDAGERRHRAAAEVAARRLAGRAASLFHPGRSALIPYEALRASLGLGGAERGAAEAALRERAAVETDWIRVDPEDWDAGSAALFEEVASRHGIEIAEWSGERASLRPDELRTALWIASPDLASSVALYEALAAVLARRPARVRAAAARFVSSPDYGAFLARGTLPDAIREADADAAARELAALSRDERRAIGIFLAHPAGGTPSGVDAVDGSGAFLPAARRLAASGWLVEDSGDGRWRPSDPSARADLASVYAPEERRAFAELWLPAVRDPLWRCVLAIEGDRAEVFAAESDRLLGRQPAPQRPRALDALIQAAARWGKGAPPAVRYYHADRLVELGLVEEARDVWRTLAAEGDSPWERAAVARLARAAESEGDIEGARRWAALAERPGGSADGISAARRALARLAASEGRFEDAEAILARASNESGCSEEEKLEIALARAALRGLRGDGDGELAEYAEHRRRIAASGERLQFRFLLGEGTALSNRRDHAGAAVRFAEALDAARDPEERGAASIDLAVETYLLGDAAEAERRLREAAGILRRAGCVALARTAAANLVNLLIETGRDADAEPLIDRMRAESERIGDVKGRMLALAFRSRVAFRRGRFAASRADRREALDLCERLRETIEKQELEIDESDARLFAGDPEGALAFARRAAERGDMAGCRERAVARVADLERWAAGVVPEEAELEKAFRSAPEAAAERVLRARAYFGAPFELSHAGVAARARDTLRRAGRQELADAVLPGASAVDPARLRRLRDRIAAGDEPLRVVGDDGEIFWRSASFERAVWRRPLAWGDPPLFLEGGESEPDVTALLFETMRNRADIAVPEAAAQGGIALLRASGIVTGDRSMEAVGARLARIAPQSVTVFIRGESGTGKERVARAVHRLSSRAGGPFVPVNVAAFPEALLEDELFGHARGAFTGADRDRIGLFEAAGGGTLFLDEIGDLSAPLQAKLLRALQEREIRRVGENRHRAVDVRLVSATAKSLETAVERGTFREDLYYRIKVATIELPPLRERGEDVALLARHFVDRYAAEYGKGAVRLAAAALATLRGCRWPGNVRQLENTIMEAVALADPGATLDRDAFPRLRPAAEEPSGSYRERVDAFRRRIVEEALARTGGNRTHAAKEMGVSRQALLYLIRELGVRG from the coding sequence ATGTCTTCGCCGGCCGCTGCTCCCGCTTCGCCGGACGATCGGATCCTGCTGCCGATCGGAGGGTCTCCGTCCGCTCGCCGCCGCGCCGCGGCGTTTTTCGTCCTCGAGCATCCGGTGCTCCCGCGCTTCACCGGGATCGCCGGCGAAGACGGGCGCCTCGCGGCGACGTTCCGGCGGCGCGACGGCACTCCGCTTCCGGTCGTGCGGCATTCGCGCGAGACGTCCGCGGCGCTCTTCCTGCAGGCGGTTTCGGCGGCGGTGTTTCTGGGGACGCGCGGATTTCCCCTCGAACGCTCCGATTTCGACGACGCCCTGGTCGAAGTCTGGGAAGGGTCGCCCCATCTCTGGCTCGCCCGGCCTCCGCGGTCGATTTCCGCGGACGCGGCGTCGGCGGAAGGGCCGGCGTCTCTTCTCGCCGCTCTCGTTCCTCTCTTCTTCGGCCGTTCGTCCCGCGGCGGCGCGCGGATCGAGTCGGCCCCGCGGAAACTCCTCGACCGCTGGCTCGATCCTCTCGCGCCCCCCGGCCGTCCCGACGCGGCCCTCGTCGAGGTCTACCGCGCGTTCCCCTTCCTGACCGGCGAGGCATTCGCGTCGGTCCGCCGGCGCGGCATCGGGTACGAACCGCGGGGGCTCGACGCGGGAGAACGCCGCCATCGCGCGGCGGCGGAGGTCGCGGCGCGGCGACTCGCCGGCCGCGCCGCATCCCTCTTCCACCCGGGAAGGAGCGCTCTCATCCCGTACGAGGCGCTCCGCGCCTCTCTCGGCCTCGGTGGCGCGGAACGCGGCGCCGCGGAAGCCGCCCTCCGCGAGCGCGCGGCGGTGGAGACCGACTGGATCCGCGTCGATCCCGAGGACTGGGACGCGGGTTCGGCCGCGCTGTTCGAAGAGGTCGCCTCGCGCCACGGCATCGAGATCGCCGAGTGGAGCGGCGAGCGCGCTTCGCTTCGCCCCGACGAGCTCCGGACCGCGCTCTGGATCGCTTCCCCGGACCTCGCCTCCTCCGTCGCTCTCTACGAGGCGCTCGCGGCGGTGCTGGCGCGGCGGCCCGCGCGGGTCCGCGCCGCGGCCGCGCGCTTCGTGTCTTCCCCCGACTATGGAGCGTTCCTGGCGCGGGGAACCCTTCCCGACGCGATCCGGGAAGCGGATGCGGATGCGGCCGCCCGCGAGCTGGCCGCCCTCTCGCGCGACGAACGGCGCGCGATCGGCATCTTCCTCGCGCACCCGGCGGGGGGGACGCCGTCGGGCGTCGACGCCGTCGACGGCTCCGGCGCGTTCCTTCCGGCGGCTCGGCGGCTCGCGGCGTCCGGATGGCTGGTCGAGGACTCCGGCGACGGGCGATGGCGGCCGTCGGACCCGTCCGCGCGCGCGGATCTCGCATCGGTCTACGCGCCGGAGGAGCGTCGCGCGTTCGCGGAGCTCTGGCTTCCCGCCGTGCGCGATCCGCTGTGGCGGTGCGTGCTCGCGATCGAGGGGGATCGCGCGGAGGTCTTCGCCGCCGAATCCGACCGCCTGCTCGGCCGGCAGCCCGCCCCGCAGCGGCCCCGGGCTCTCGACGCGCTGATCCAGGCGGCCGCGCGCTGGGGGAAAGGCGCGCCCCCGGCCGTCCGCTACTACCACGCGGACCGGCTCGTCGAACTCGGGCTCGTCGAGGAGGCCAGGGACGTCTGGCGGACGCTTGCCGCCGAAGGCGACTCCCCCTGGGAACGGGCGGCCGTGGCGCGGCTCGCCCGGGCGGCCGAATCGGAAGGAGACATCGAAGGGGCGCGCCGGTGGGCGGCGCTCGCCGAACGGCCGGGCGGGTCGGCCGACGGGATCTCGGCGGCGCGCCGCGCTCTCGCCCGGCTCGCGGCCTCCGAGGGAAGGTTCGAAGACGCCGAAGCGATCCTCGCGCGCGCGTCGAACGAGAGCGGATGCTCGGAGGAAGAGAAGCTCGAGATCGCGCTCGCCCGCGCGGCGCTCCGCGGCCTCCGGGGCGACGGCGACGGAGAGCTCGCCGAGTACGCCGAGCATCGCCGACGGATCGCCGCGTCGGGCGAGCGTCTCCAGTTCCGGTTCCTCCTCGGCGAGGGAACGGCGCTGTCCAATCGCCGCGATCACGCCGGGGCCGCCGTCCGGTTCGCCGAGGCGCTCGACGCCGCCCGCGATCCCGAAGAGCGGGGCGCCGCCTCGATCGACCTCGCCGTCGAGACGTACCTCCTCGGCGACGCGGCCGAGGCGGAACGCCGGCTCCGGGAAGCCGCGGGAATCCTTCGGAGGGCGGGGTGCGTCGCGCTCGCGCGCACGGCGGCCGCCAACCTCGTCAATCTCCTGATCGAGACGGGTCGAGACGCGGACGCCGAGCCGTTGATCGACCGGATGCGCGCGGAGTCGGAACGGATCGGGGACGTCAAGGGACGGATGCTCGCCCTCGCGTTCCGCTCCCGCGTCGCCTTCCGCCGGGGCCGGTTCGCCGCGTCGCGAGCGGACCGCCGCGAGGCGCTGGATCTCTGCGAGCGGCTTCGCGAGACGATCGAGAAGCAGGAGCTCGAGATCGACGAGTCGGACGCGCGCCTCTTCGCCGGGGATCCCGAAGGAGCCCTCGCGTTCGCGCGCCGCGCGGCGGAGAGGGGCGACATGGCGGGGTGCCGGGAGAGGGCGGTCGCGCGGGTGGCGGATCTCGAGCGGTGGGCCGCCGGCGTCGTCCCGGAGGAGGCGGAGCTCGAGAAGGCGTTCCGCTCCGCTCCCGAGGCCGCCGCGGAGCGGGTGCTCCGCGCCCGGGCGTACTTCGGCGCGCCGTTCGAACTGTCGCATGCGGGAGTCGCGGCGCGTGCCCGCGACACGCTGCGGCGCGCCGGTCGGCAGGAGCTCGCCGACGCGGTTCTCCCGGGAGCGTCGGCGGTCGATCCGGCGCGGCTCCGCCGCCTGCGCGACCGGATCGCCGCGGGCGACGAGCCCCTCCGCGTCGTCGGCGACGACGGCGAGATCTTCTGGAGGTCCGCGAGTTTCGAACGTGCGGTCTGGCGGCGCCCGCTCGCCTGGGGCGATCCGCCGCTCTTCCTCGAGGGCGGGGAATCGGAGCCCGACGTCACGGCGCTGCTCTTCGAGACGATGCGAAATCGGGCGGACATCGCCGTGCCCGAGGCGGCCGCGCAGGGAGGAATCGCGCTCCTCCGCGCGAGCGGCATCGTGACCGGCGACCGCTCGATGGAAGCCGTCGGCGCCCGTCTCGCGCGGATCGCGCCGCAGAGCGTCACGGTGTTCATCCGCGGCGAGTCGGGCACGGGGAAAGAGCGGGTCGCCCGCGCCGTGCATCGGCTTTCTTCGCGGGCCGGAGGGCCTTTCGTGCCGGTCAACGTGGCGGCGTTTCCGGAGGCGCTCCTCGAGGACGAGCTCTTCGGCCATGCGCGCGGCGCGTTCACCGGCGCCGACCGCGATCGGATCGGCCTGTTCGAGGCCGCCGGCGGCGGAACGCTCTTCCTCGACGAGATCGGCGACCTCTCCGCGCCGCTCCAGGCGAAACTCCTCCGCGCCCTGCAGGAGCGCGAGATCCGGCGGGTCGGGGAGAACCGCCATCGCGCGGTGGACGTCCGCCTGGTTTCGGCGACCGCGAAATCCCTCGAAACCGCGGTGGAGAGGGGGACCTTCCGCGAGGACCTGTACTACCGGATCAAGGTCGCGACGATCGAGCTTCCGCCGCTGCGCGAGCGGGGCGAGGACGTCGCGCTCCTCGCCCGTCACTTCGTCGATCGCTACGCCGCCGAGTACGGAAAGGGTGCCGTGCGGCTCGCCGCGGCCGCGCTCGCGACGCTGCGGGGTTGCCGGTGGCCGGGAAACGTCCGCCAGCTCGAGAACACGATCATGGAAGCCGTCGCGCTCGCCGATCCGGGCGCCACGCTCGATCGCGACGCTTTTCCCCGGCTGCGCCCCGCCGCCGAGGAGCCGTCGGGCAGCTACCGGGAGCGGGTCGACGCGTTCCGGCGACGAATCGTCGAGGAGGCGCTCGCCCGAACCGGCGGGAACCGGACGCATGCGGCGAAGGAGATGGGGGTATCGCGGCAGGCGCTGCTGTATCTCATCCGCGAACTCGGCGTTCGCGGATAG